In the genome of Dehalococcoidales bacterium, one region contains:
- the rplK gene encoding 50S ribosomal protein L11: MAKKIKAIVKLQIAAGQANPAPPVGPALGQHGVNIMGFCKEYNERTAKYVGSIIPVEITVYVDRTFKFITKTPPTSDLLKKALGVPKGAGNTGHVATLKLSKEKLREIAEIKAKDLNSIDIDGAEKIVLGTARSMGIGIE, encoded by the coding sequence GTGGCAAAAAAGATTAAAGCGATAGTAAAGTTGCAAATTGCGGCCGGGCAAGCTAATCCTGCGCCCCCGGTTGGTCCTGCGCTGGGTCAGCATGGCGTTAATATTATGGGTTTTTGCAAGGAATACAACGAGCGAACCGCCAAATATGTCGGTTCGATTATTCCTGTAGAGATAACCGTATATGTCGACAGAACCTTTAAGTTTATTACCAAGACACCCCCGACCTCTGATTTGCTTAAAAAAGCATTGGGGGTTCCTAAAGGTGCCGGTAATACGGGGCATGTTGCGACGTTGAAGTTGTCGAAAGAAAAACTAAGAGAAATTGCTGAAATTAAAGCAAAAGATTTAAACTCGATTGATATCGATGGTGCCGAAAAAATTGTTTTGGGCACCGCAAGAAGTATGGGGATTGGTATAG